A stretch of DNA from Magnetococcales bacterium:
TATCGCAACCATGGCAATCGCTCTTCTCCTGCACCTCGTGGCCGCGACCCTCTGGGTGGGCGGCATGTTCTTCGCGCTGTTGATCCTGCGCCCCGCCACCCTCGCTTTGGAAATTCCGGTGCGGGTCGGCCTGTGGTCTCGGGTGCTGGAACGGTTCATGGTAGTGGTCTGGGGGGCGGTGATCACCCTGCCGGTCACCGGCTATTGGATGATTTTCGCCGGCTTTGGCGGCATGAACGGCTTGGGCCTCCACATCCACATCATGGAAGGGGTGGGCTGGTGCATGATCGGGTTGTTTCTGGTGCTTTATTTCCGCGCCTACCGCCCCATGCGCCGCATGGCCGAACAACTCCTGATTCCGGAAACCGGCCTCTACATCGAACGCATCCGCAAAATCGTCCTGATCAATCTGATCCTCGGCCTGATCACCTTCGTCGC
This window harbors:
- a CDS encoding CopD family protein, with product MAIALLLHLVAATLWVGGMFFALLILRPATLALEIPVRVGLWSRVLERFMVVVWGAVITLPVTGYWMIFAGFGGMNGLGLHIHIMEGVGWCMIGLFLVLYFRAYRPMRRMAEQLLIPETGLYIERIRKIVLINLILGLITFVAAGAGRYW